The following coding sequences are from one Triticum dicoccoides isolate Atlit2015 ecotype Zavitan chromosome 4A, WEW_v2.0, whole genome shotgun sequence window:
- the LOC119289797 gene encoding 7-deoxyloganetin glucosyltransferase-like, translated as MGSLAAVERPHAVMIPYPAQGHITPMLKLAKLLHTRGFHITFVNTEFNHRRLLRSQPQGAVGGLLGLPAFRFAAIADGLPPSDRDATQDTVALSYSTMTTCLPRLKELIIKLNEEARTSGGALPPVTCVVADGTMCFALVAARQLGLRCATFWAPSACGFMGYCYYKGLVERGLFPLKGIHAYESQLTNGFLDTIINWIPSMPKDLRLRDLPSFVRTTDPDDIMFNFFIHETTAMSQASAVIINTFDELDAPLLDAMSKFLPPIYTVGPLHLTVRNNVPEDSPLLGIGSNLWKEQDEPLRWLDDQPPRSVVYVNFGSITVMSNEHLLEFAWGLANSGYTFLWNVRPDLVKGHDNAVLPPEFSAATEGRSMLSTWCPQEKVLEHEAVGVFLTHSGWNSSLEGICGGVPMVCWPFFTEQQTNCRYKCTEWGIGMEIGEEVTRAEVEAILREAMEGEKGREMRRRALKLQESAVASARHDGRSMRNVDRLIHEVLLA; from the exons ATGGGGTCGTTGGCGGCAGTTGAGAGGCCGCACGCGGTTATGATCCCCTACCCGGCGCAGGGTCACATCACGCCGATGCTGAAGCTGGCCAAGCTGCTCCACACCAGGGGCTTCCACATCACCTTCGTCAACACCGAGTTCAATCACCGCCGCCTTCTGCGCTCGCAGCCGCAGGGCGCCGTGGGCGGGCTACTTGGCCTGCCCGCGTTCCGGTTCGCTGCCATCGCCGATGGCCTTCCGCCGTCCGACCGTGATGCCACGCAGGACACCGTTGCGCTGTCCTACTCTACCATGACGACCTGCCTCCCGAGGCTCAAGGAGCTCATCATCAAGCTCAACGAGGAGGCCCGAACCTCCGGCGGCGCGCTGCCGCCTGTGACCTGCGTGGTGGCCGATGGCACCATGTGTTTCGCTCTTGTCGCCGCGCGCCAGCTCGGCCTCCGCTGCGCCACGTTCTGGGCCCCCAGCGCCTGTGGTTTCATGGGCTACTGCTACTACAAGGGTCTAGTCGAGCGTGGTCTCTTCCCTCTCAAAGGTATCCATGCAT ATGAGTCACAGTTGACCAATGGATTCTTGGACACGATCATAAACTGGATTCCGTCGATGCCCAAGGACCTGCGGCTGCGTGACCTCCCAAGCTTCGTGCGCACCACGGACCCCGATGACATCATGTTCAACTTCTTCATCCACGAGACGACCGCCATGTCGCAGGCATCGGCGGTGATCATCAACACCTTTGATGAGCTCGACGCACCCTTGCTTGATGCCATGTCTAAGTTCCTACCGCCCATCTACACGGTGGGGCCACTCCATCTGACAGTTCGCAACAACGTGCCGGAGGATAGCCCTCTCCTCGGCATCGGCTCCAATCTTTGGAAGGAACAGGACGAGCCTCTCCGGTGGCTCGACGACCAGCCGCCGCGCTCAGTGGTGTATGTCAATTTTGGGAGCATCACGGTGATGTCAAACGAGCATTTGTTGGAATTCGCCTGGGGCCTGGCCAATAGCGGCTACACCTTCTTGTGGAACGTACGACCTGACCTTGTCAAGGGCCACGACAACGCCGTACTTCCGCCAGAGTTCTCTGCGGCGACGGAGGGGCGAAGCATGCTCTCAACATGGTGCCCGCAGGAGAAGGTGCTGGAGCACGAGGCCGTAGGGGTGTTCCTCACGCACTCCGGGTGGAACTCATCATTGGAAGGCATCTGCGGTGGTGTGCCGATGGTTTGCTGGCCCTTCTTCACGGAGCAGCAGACCAATTGCCGGTACAAGTGCACGGAGTGGGGCATTGGGATGGAGATTGGGGAAGAGGTGACCAGGGCCGAGGTCGAGGCCATTCTGCGGGAGGCCATGGAGGGGGAGAAGGGGCGAGAGATGCGACGGCGCGCGCTAAAGCTCCAGGAGAGCGCCGTTGCCTCAGCGCGGCATGACGGAAGGTCCATGCGCAATGTTGATAGGCTCATCCACGAGGTGCTGCTGGCTTGA